The Labilibaculum sp. sequence TTCAAGAGTTCTACTTGATAAATTATGTTCAGATAAAACTTGCAAAAAATAATCAGCAGATGCGCTAAAGAAAATGATTATCGCTAATAAAGATACTGGTATTAAAACTTTTTTGATATAACTAATTTGCCCATAAAATATTTTCAAAATTAAAAAAGTTAGCAAACATAAAAGAGCCCCACGTGAACCATATAAAACAATAGCAAAAAATTCTATAAGACAGATAATTAGTAAACTGTATTTTTTATTTCGTATGTATTCATTCAAATGCAGTAATAAAGGAAAAATGAGCATATATGAAAAAAACATATTATACTCTTTCGCATTTACAAAAAAGTTTATTTTTAGAATAACTGGAATCAAAGACAAAAACAAGATGAATGACATAATATACGAACCTTTCAATAAAGTATTATACAATATCTTTTTATCTTGAATTGAATAAACAAATAAGCCCATTGGCAACCACCATATGAATGTCCAAAATGCAGAAGCACTAATAAGTAGGTTTATAGGATCGCCACGCATCAAACTTAGCAATGCTCCCAAAAAGTACAATATAAAAAACAAAACATATGATTTAACAAACATTACATGAGAACGTTTGAAAACATATCGCAGACTTTTTACCATTACCAAAAGGATAAGAACTCCAGCAAGTAAAGACATCTTTGATTGTATATCCTTACTTAGAAATGGTAAAATCGATTTTATAGTCCCATTTAAAGCTTGAATAATAAAAAAGAATATAACATAAAAGCTCAACTTTTCATCTATTTGTCTCTCGGTCTTATTCATTATCGTTTAAAAATGAATTGTCCATATTATTAATCATACCTGCCCAAAATCCTTTCCATTTGTGAAAGTATATCTTTCTACTTCTTTTACTAAATATATCTCTTATAAAAACAGCTGTTTCGAAAAACAGCATATAAGAGAATAAAAATACACCTTTAGCTCCCATATGCTGTTTTATTATATACACTCTATTCCTGCCATTTAAATAGGCCATATCTGCCGACATATCTTGAGAACTTGGGTAATTTATATGTTGATGCCATGCTATTGATTCCTTTGTAACACCTTCAATAAAACCGCATTTTTTCATCCTAAAATACATGTCTATTTCATCATTATACATAAATAATTTTGCATCTTGAAGGCCTACTTTTTCATAGAACTCCCGTTTAGCCATATTGGCGCCGCCTTGAACATAAGAAACTATCTTAGAAACAGGCACTTCTGAAAGACTTTGATTTCTGTTCTGTATTTTAGGTATTCCTATAGAACTAACATTAACACCATAACTTTCAATTATTTTAGAATTCCTTTTCAACATAACAGGAGCAACCATTCCAAGATTTGTATTCGAATACAAATAATTATATAAAGCTTTTATTGCGCCCTTTGCCCATTTTATATCATTACCAATCAACATAATAGATTCTACAATGCTATCTTGTAAAGCAAAATGGAGACCATCGTTGTAAGCCCCAGTACATCCACCATTAGATTCTCTTTCAATGATAATGGAATCTTTGAAGTAATCTTTTACCTTTTTCAGATATTCCTCAGTCGATCCATTATCTACAATGATATGTTTATATAAATCATCTTTGTAATCCTGATAATACTGGCACCATTCATCAAACTTATAGTTATCATTATAAGTAATGGTTATTGCTGCAATTTTCATAATTATTCAAATATCTTATTTAGCTGTTTTATTATATGTTCACATTTTGCATTGCTGTCCTCAAGTGGGATTTCTATAATTCTTGAAACAATACTTCTAGCATTAGGACAATTTTTTCCATCATCCAACAATTGATACCCCCTTATTGAATATATGCCTTCTTTAGCTAATTTTAAGAGTGCTATCTCTACTATAATATCATCAGCACAAATCAGCACAATTTTATGGTTATTCGCATCATCATTACCTAATGTTATTAATCTCACGGTAGATTTTGATATTAAATGAACTCTTAATTCTTTTAAAAAATCTTGCCTAAATATTTGTTCTTTATTGGCTTTTAAAATTCCACCTAAAATAGCTTTTTCAAAAGAATTAATGTCATCATTATATGAATCAAATAACTTAAATAAAATCATTTTCACATAAGTCAATAGAGTGAATATTTTAAACTTTTTATAACGATAAATTCGATATCGATTAAAATAAAAGTCCCAATAAGCTATTAGATGTATAAAAAGATGATTTTTTCTTTTAATAATATAATCCTCACTACTTGTCCAGAAAAAAGCACCAAGATGACCAGGAGTAGCTTTCCCAGGAGAAAATGAGAAGAAACCAGCATCGCCAAAAGTTCCAATAAATCTGCCATCACATTTTGCTTCAAAACTCTGAGCGGCATCATCTATAATTGATACATTATATTTGCGACATATAACTTCTACTTGCGTCATATTAGCAGGATTGCCGTACATACTAGCTATAATGACACAGCTAACATCATTGTTTATTAACTTGTATTCTAAATCATCTATATTAACATTTAAATCGTCTAAATTAAGATCATAACAAATATAAGATAGTTCTAAGCGTTTAATTGGATTTAAAATAGAATCACAAACATATGTAGGAAGGAGTACTGTACCCCTTACATCCAAAGACTTAAGACAATGATATAGTGCTGCTTTACCAGAGCAAGCATATTGCCATTTTTTTTCAGTTCGCTCATTAAGCTTTGGGATATTTAATTCTGCTTTAGAAAAAGAAATCGGTTTAAATTTTTCAACAATCATTTTGTAACATTTAACTTTTCCACCCTAAAACAACCTAAAATCTGAATGAACCTTATCTACATCTTCGTACTCATCATACCCTATGCTTGCTTGAAAAAATTCTGCATCTGGATTATTTTTAAAATAATTAGTTATTTCCTTTTCGAACTCATAATTATAAATATTTTGTAATCCCTCTCTAACTGCCTTGGCAGGACTTCCCGCGAAAAAAGCTCCATTTTTATAATCTTTCGAATAATCCTTATTCAAAAATGCATATCTACTAGTTACAGAATTATCTGGTACTATTGTACCTGGCATTACAGATGTATTCATAGATAACCAAACATTATTTCCAATAGTTATAGGTGCATTTCGTTTTTTTATTTGACCTGTTATAACATCTTTAATTGAATGCATATTCGAATCTATAATAAAGCATCCCGAAGCAATTCGTGCATAATTACCAATAATGATTCTTTCTGTTGCTTTAACTAAAACACCACTACATATCATAACATTACTCCCTACCGATAATAACGCTCCTTTCTCGACACTTAAATTTGCTCCTTTATTAACAATTAATCCACCGACGATACTGAGAATACCATTAAGATAGATTTTTGTTGGTGTTGACGATATAGGCATTTCATCGACATCCTTTCCTAGTAAAACCATACCAAAACGAACTTTGCTATCATCTAGCTTTATTTTCCCTTTTAAAGATAAAAATTTCGCTTTTCCTAATACTAATACTGGGAAATGATAAGCTTGCTTAAATGGGAGAAGCCTAAAATTAATATAAATTGTTTTTAAAATCCTCAAATGAATTAACAATCTTGCAACATAATAAAATGGTCTTAATATACCTTTAATTCTTTTTTTCATCTGTTTTTTATAAAGGTTAATATATTAATATTCATAACTGTTCTCATTTTATACTCACTATACAAAATGGATAAAATAAAAACAATTACACCAAGTCCATATCGTAACCAAACATTAGACAAGTCTTTAATAAAAAAAGCCATTGTCGAAAATATGATAATAACGAACAACATAAATAAAACATTTTTATGAAAAACTACTCTATACATTTTCCTCATAATGATTTGTAATAACCCAAACTGCATCACTGCTGAAATAATCGTTGTAATTCCAACCCCCATAAGTCCCCAATATCTATAACCTATAATTTCAGCTATAATAGTTAGCACTCTCGTAATCGTAACATAATATACAAACACTTTTGATTTTTGCTTTGCCAATAAGATAATTCCCATAGCATTGGAACAGATTGTTATTAAAGTCCCAAAAACAGCATAGCTCAAATAATCAATCGAAATTAAGAACTTCTCTGAATATAATAACCGAACAAACAAAGGCATTAAAAACATGAATAATACTACAAGAGGACCAATCAACATTAGTCCCACTTCTGATTGTCTATTCATTTCTTTTATTAATTTTTCATTATCCTTATTTATAGCTGATATTCTCGGGTAGTAATCAGTAAACATTGCTGTCATAATTATACCAAAATAACCAGTAATTATTGTTGCTCCAGCTTGAAAAATTCCAACCATTTCAATATTGGAAACATTTGCTATATAACTTCTAATAATATAATCAGTAACAAAACCAAGAAAAGAAACATACATCAAAGCAATTCCCATCTTTATCATTCCGATTCCTTCTATTGCACAAATATTAAAAGAGATCGAAACTTTGTCATATTTAATTTTCCTTAAATAAAACCAAGCAAAAAAAGTAGAAGATAATGCAGATACAATCAACGATGGTACAATACCATTCATCTTAAAGAGATAGTAAAATGGAACTCCAACAACGACACCTATCACAGAACCAAGTAAGCTTGCTTTAGCTAAAGCTTTAAGCTGTCTAACCCCTTTCAATATAGCGAGTTGTCCTTCACTTAAAATATTGAGAAAAACAGCAATAGAAACCCAGATAAAAGCTATTGTATAATCGGTATTACCAAAAGTCCATTTACTCAAATAAGAAGCAAAAACTATAGTTGCCATTGCCCCTAAAAGAGCCGTTAACCAAATAATTCTTTTTGTTACAGATATAATCGTAGCAAATCTTAGCGGATTATTTTCGCCTTTAGCTTCTGAGATATCTCGAACAGCACTCTGTGAAATACCTAAACCTAAGGCCGTCTTTAATATATTTATTGTTGATTGAAATAAACCAATTATCCCCATCCCTTCAGGTCCCAGCAAAATAGCTACAACTTTATTTAAACCAACTTTTGCGAGAATATTAAACACCTGAACAAATCCAAATAGAAAGGTTGATTTAAATATACTCTTATAAGCTGAATTTTCATTTTCCATTATAAATAATTAAAATAAATCACCTCTATATTCCAAACAATCAATTTCCCCACTGAAATTAAATAACATTGACTTTATATCATTTTGAATTATTTTAGAATTATCATTCTTTAATAAAATCCAGTTATACTTTTTATAAAAGTCAACTAAACTATCTTTACAAAACAAATAGGCTATTTTATTATTTGATAAAAGAAAGTTATTTAATTCCAACAGTAATTTCTTACCGTAACCTCGTCCATTAATTTTTGAACACACATTACCAATACCGTAAGCATTTATTAATTCACTATTAATTGAAATGTGAATATCTATTAGATTCAAATAAGCAATCAACTCATTATTTTCATATAAAAGGAAATGAATATCATTATTTTTTAAATGATTATCCATCCACTCTTCTTGACTTTCAATACTATAAGCGCCAAAAGCAGATTTAATATTGCATATTCTCAATACTTCATCATCCGAAACATCCTGATGTTTGACAATTCTTAAATTCTGCATTATAATCCCATTTTTATATCATCAATCCACCATCCACATGGCAGGTTTAGTTGTTTACCTGAAAATTCATTAAGACCAATAAAATTCTGTATTCCTGTCTTGAAGACTGAGTATAAGTCATTTCTTAAATGCATCTTCGAAGCATAATATCCTTTTTGTCGAAAATCATTTAATAAGTCATCTCTTTTATCAGAGAGAATCGTATATGACCAATATGAAGGATTAATCTCACCTCTTAAATTTAAGACACTAATATCTCCATTATCCGAAAAATAATCCATCCAATTGATGGCATTCTGTCTCTGCTTGACATAGAGATTAGCAATATAATCCATCTGCTGAGAACCTATGTAACCAGAAAGATTATTCATCGCACAAGCATCTCCTGCGGTTGATATATCACAGAGATCCGAAATCTCTCCTAAATCATCTCTAAATTTAGATCGATCGATACCATAATCGCGCATCAAGCATGCCATATCAAATAATGCCTTATCATTAAAAGCCAATCCACCACCATCAATGGCATTGGGTAAACGTACCGGCGTAAAGGAATAACAAACGATATCCGTATTCGTATTACCTAATATTTTTCCTTTGTACTCCGCACCAAAAGATTCTGAGGCATCCTCAATCACGTAGATTCCTTTCTCTTTAGCTATTGCATTAATCTCATCGATGTATCCAGGATAGCCACTCCAATGATAATGAATGATTGCTTTCGTTTTGGGTGTTATTTTCATTTTTACATCTTCCGGATCTAAAGAGGCTGTTAAAGGATCGATATCAGCCCATACTATTTTAGCTCCTGCATAGGCAACAGGTTGATTTGTTGCCAAACAAGCCATTGGTGAAGCAATAACCTCATCACCTTCTTGTATTCCGATTAACTTGAGTGCAAAAAACACAGAATTTCCAGATACCGTTAATAGGCTAGGATTACCAACAAAAGATCTTAATTTATCTTCAAATTGTCGTGTATGCACACCATAAGCTAATTGACCGGAATTCAGAATTTCATTCACCCCCTCAGAGATATTATCAGGCATGAATACTTTATATAAAGGAACCATACTACCAGCCTTTCTTTATCAAGGAAACTATCTCTTCTCTATCCTCATTTGAAACCCACCAACCACAAGGGATATGAACCCATTCCTTTTCAAAAGCATCTACATTTAGCAATTCGCATTTCGATGCCGAAAAAATTGAATGTAAATCGTTTCTTTTATGAAGTTCAGAAGCCATGACTCCATTATCCGCCATCATTTGAACAAAAGCATCACGTCGCTCTACCTTCATAGTATAAAGCCAATAAGAAGGTTCTGAATTATCATAATACCCCATTAATTGAACCCCTGCAACATTTTGCAAAGCTTTATCAAAGTATTTTCCATTATCAATATACTGATCAACTATTGATTGAATTGTCTCCAATTGAACCAAACCTATAGTCGCATTTATATTGTTCATGTGATATTTATAGCCTTGAGCTTTAATATCATTTTCAAGACGGCTTACTCCTTTAGAGATACCAAACCAGCGAATCAATTTCGCTTGTTCATATTCAGCATCATCCTTTATGCAAACCATTCCTCCATCAACCGTGGTTAAATGTTTAATCGCTTGAAATGAAAAAGTGGTGTATTTGAAGTGATTCCCCAATTTCTCCCCTTCATAAGAAGCCCCTAATGCATGGGCTGCATCTTCAATCACAGAAACACCATATTTCTTTTCAATTTCCTGAAATCGTTTAATATTAACCGGTATACCAGCATAATCAACCACCATAATGGCTTTAGTTTTACTGGTAATCTTCCTTTCAACATCATCAGGACAAATATTACCTGTATTGGGATCGATATCGGCCCAAATGATTTTCGCACCGGTTTGTGCAATAACCGTATTGGTCGGTTCTGCTGTAATGGGAGTTGATATCACTTCATCACCAGGCTTTACGCCCGCAAGAATTAAAGCCACATGAAGAGCGGATGAACCACTGTTCACCGATAAACTATTCTTACAGCCAATGTATTTAGAAAACTCCATCTCAAACTGATCAACAGCTTCCCCTTGTGCAATGTAGCCCGAATACAAAATCTCCTCCAATCGAGGCATCAGAATTTCTTTGGGCGGTAATAATGTCTTTATTAATGGTATCATGCCAATTCTTTTAATGTTTCCAATCCTAATTCATCACGTACATAATCCAAAGTAAGTAACAATTCCTTTAACTCCTGCACATTCAAACGTTTCGTATTATTCGAATTGTACTCATTATCTTTCAATTTAGGACCGTCTGTCTGTACATATTTTGTATAATTCAAATCTCTCATATCCGCAGGAACCCTATAAAAATCTTCCATGTCCTCAGCTTTCGACATTTCTTCCTTGCCACATAAAGATTCGTACATTTTTTCACCATGTCGAGCACCTATAATTTGAATTTCAGTATCGGCATTAAATAATTCTTTTAGTGCAATCGCTAAGGTTTCAATCGTTGCTGCAGGTGCTTTTTGTACAAAAATATCCCCTGGTTCGGCATTTGCAAAAGCGAACAATACCAAATTAACCGAATCATCCAAAGACATCATGAAACGAGTCATTTGCGGATTGGTAATGGTTAAAGGACTTCCTTCTTTAATCTGCTTGATAAATAATGGGATAATTGATCCCCTTGAACACATCACATTTCCATAACGAGTAGCACAAATAACGCCCTCATTTTCTTTCACTCTAGAATCCCTGGCCTTAGAAATAGCCATTTTCTCCATTAGAGCCTTAGTCATCCCCATAGTATTAATCGGATAAACTGCTTTATCGGTACTTAAGACAACAACACGTTTTACATTATTTCTAGCTGCCGCTTCCAAAACATTTTCAGCACCTAGTATATTGGTTTTTACCGCTTGCATCGGATAGAATTCACAAGAAGGTACCTGCTTTAATGCACCAGCATGAAATAAATAATCGACACCTGCCATAGCGTTATTAATGCTATCAAAATCACGAACATCTCCAATGATAAAATTTATTTTATCATTTTTGTACGCAATTCGCATATCCTCTTGTTTCTTTTCATCACGAGAATAAATACGAATTTCTTTAATGTCTGAATTAATAAAATGATTCAAAACAGCATTCCCAAAAGAACCTGTCCCTCCTGTAATCATTAATACTTTATCTTTAAACATATTATTATTTTTTTTATACCAATTCATTAATTATTTTAGAACAAGCTTCCCCATCTCCATATGGATTATTAGCTTTAGCCATAGAATTGTAATAAACTTCATCATTTAATAATGCAGCAACCTCATTAATAATTGCATCTTTATCTGTACCAACAAGTTTCACAGTACCAGCCTCAACTGCTTCGGGGCGTTCCGTAGTGTCCCGCATTACCAATACGGGCTTACCTAAGCCTGGAGCTTCTTCTTGGATTCCTCCTGAATCGGTTAGAACCAAATGAGATTGTGACATCAAGTAAACGAAAGGTAAATATTCTAAAGGCTCAATAAAATGTATATTCGAATTACACGAATTTCCTTCAATTTCAATAATGGATCCAAATACCTCTTCAATAGGTTTGCGAACGTTGGGATTCAAGTGCATTGGGTAGATAAAATCCACATCAGTATAGGTTTCTCCCAACTGTTTAATAGCATTACAAATGTTTAAGAAACCGTCACCAAAATTTTCACGACGATGCCCTGTAATTAAAACTAATCTGCGATCTTCAATGGTGTCTAAAGAGTGCCCTTTGGTTAGAGGAGATCTATCAACTGTGGCTATGTCTCTCATCATATAATGCTCAACAACTTCTTTTTTTAACCCACATGATAGAAGTTTTGCTTCAACTTGCTCTTTTAGGTCAGAACGATCTTTGATTTGATCCAAAACCATATAAAGAGCATCGATAACGGTATTACCCGTCACAAAAATATTTTCTTCCTTGATGCCTTCAGCTAACAAGTTTTTCTTACTTGTTTCGGTTGGAGAGAAGTGATAAGTAGCCAATCGACCTGTTATTTGACGGTTGGCTTCTTCCGGCCAAGGAGAGTATAAATTATGCGTTCGTAAACCCGATTCAACATGGCCAACTGGTATTTGCTGATAGAAAGCAGCCAAAGCAGAGGCAGTCGAAGTCGTTGTATCACCGTGAACCAAAACCAAATCAGGCTTCACCTCAGTCAATACATCACGCATTCCCAAAAGTACACGTGAAGTTACATCGTACAAATCCTGACCTTGTTTCATCAGATTCAGGTCATAATCAGGTTTAATCTCAAATAAATCCAAGACCTGATCCAACATCTCACGATGTTGTGCAGTTACACAAACTATAGTTTCAAATTGTTCCGGATGTTTTTGGAATTCTTTTACCAAGGGAGCCATTTTGATGGCCTCTGGGCGGGTTCCAAATACTAGCATTACTTTTTTCATAAGAAAATTCTTATTTATTTTAAAGAAATCCTGATTTCGATAAATATCAACGCAGGATAACAATCAAATCTATTTATTAACACCACAGAAGTCAAGAATTACTTTATCTTCACCATTCTCAAGACTTTTAAATTCTTTATGCGATACTAAAAAAGCAACAATGTCAGCCTTTTCGTAGGCTTCTTTGTAATCGGTCAATTTAAAAACATTGTGCTCTTTTACATTTGGCTCAACAATCATTATATCTGCATTATTAGAACGTTGCATCACTTTTTGAGTAATGTATTTTGCAGGAGATTCACGTAAATCGTCAATATCCGGTTTAAAGGCCAAGCCCATCAAAGCGACCTTTGCTTGCTTACCTGTTTTCAATTGAAACTCCAACATGGCATTATGTACTTTTTCGGCACACCAAAAAGCTTTATAGTTGTTGATTTTTCTTGCCTGCTCAATAATATTAGATTCAGCTGGGTACTCAGAAACAATAAACCAAGGGTCTACTGCAATACAATGTCCCCCTACACCACAACCTGGTTGTAAAATATTCACCCGAGGATGCTTGTTAGCCAATTTAATCAGCTCCCAAACATTAATATCTGCCTTGTCACAAATTAATGACAATTCATTAGCAAAAGCAATCTGAACATCACGCGAAGAATTTTCAGTCAGCTTACACATTTCAGCTGTTCGAGCATTCGACTTGTGCAACTCACCATTTACAAAAGAAGCATAAAAAGCACATGCCGCATCTGTTGAAGGCTCATCCA is a genomic window containing:
- a CDS encoding GNAT family N-acetyltransferase yields the protein MQNLRIVKHQDVSDDEVLRICNIKSAFGAYSIESQEEWMDNHLKNNDIHFLLYENNELIAYLNLIDIHISINSELINAYGIGNVCSKINGRGYGKKLLLELNNFLLSNNKIAYLFCKDSLVDFYKKYNWILLKNDNSKIIQNDIKSMLFNFSGEIDCLEYRGDLF
- a CDS encoding DegT/DnrJ/EryC1/StrS family aminotransferase → MIVEKFKPISFSKAELNIPKLNERTEKKWQYACSGKAALYHCLKSLDVRGTVLLPTYVCDSILNPIKRLELSYICYDLNLDDLNVNIDDLEYKLINNDVSCVIIASMYGNPANMTQVEVICRKYNVSIIDDAAQSFEAKCDGRFIGTFGDAGFFSFSPGKATPGHLGAFFWTSSEDYIIKRKNHLFIHLIAYWDFYFNRYRIYRYKKFKIFTLLTYVKMILFKLFDSYNDDINSFEKAILGGILKANKEQIFRQDFLKELRVHLISKSTVRLITLGNDDANNHKIVLICADDIIVEIALLKLAKEGIYSIRGYQLLDDGKNCPNARSIVSRIIEIPLEDSNAKCEHIIKQLNKIFE
- a CDS encoding O-antigen ligase family protein → MNKTERQIDEKLSFYVIFFFIIQALNGTIKSILPFLSKDIQSKMSLLAGVLILLVMVKSLRYVFKRSHVMFVKSYVLFFILYFLGALLSLMRGDPINLLISASAFWTFIWWLPMGLFVYSIQDKKILYNTLLKGSYIMSFILFLSLIPVILKINFFVNAKEYNMFFSYMLIFPLLLHLNEYIRNKKYSLLIICLIEFFAIVLYGSRGALLCLLTFLILKIFYGQISYIKKVLIPVSLLAIIIFFSASADYFLQVLSEHNLSSRTLEKIAAHEMEGGRDYIWEAGIKLISERPVIGYGLGGEFYQMTYQASEILGHGNMVSKVEDLTPHNGFLQLMLNFGILIGLIVGLYILFSILKLKTNDNSHVKDLLIITFSVFIIPAMTVSDGIFIKPGIAIYLYLILNYKKHIIYEQA
- a CDS encoding aminotransferase class V-fold PLP-dependent enzyme, encoding MPDNISEGVNEILNSGQLAYGVHTRQFEDKLRSFVGNPSLLTVSGNSVFFALKLIGIQEGDEVIASPMACLATNQPVAYAGAKIVWADIDPLTASLDPEDVKMKITPKTKAIIHYHWSGYPGYIDEINAIAKEKGIYVIEDASESFGAEYKGKILGNTNTDIVCYSFTPVRLPNAIDGGGLAFNDKALFDMACLMRDYGIDRSKFRDDLGEISDLCDISTAGDACAMNNLSGYIGSQQMDYIANLYVKQRQNAINWMDYFSDNGDISVLNLRGEINPSYWSYTILSDKRDDLLNDFRQKGYYASKMHLRNDLYSVFKTGIQNFIGLNEFSGKQLNLPCGWWIDDIKMGL
- a CDS encoding DegT/DnrJ/EryC1/StrS family aminotransferase codes for the protein MIPLIKTLLPPKEILMPRLEEILYSGYIAQGEAVDQFEMEFSKYIGCKNSLSVNSGSSALHVALILAGVKPGDEVISTPITAEPTNTVIAQTGAKIIWADIDPNTGNICPDDVERKITSKTKAIMVVDYAGIPVNIKRFQEIEKKYGVSVIEDAAHALGASYEGEKLGNHFKYTTFSFQAIKHLTTVDGGMVCIKDDAEYEQAKLIRWFGISKGVSRLENDIKAQGYKYHMNNINATIGLVQLETIQSIVDQYIDNGKYFDKALQNVAGVQLMGYYDNSEPSYWLYTMKVERRDAFVQMMADNGVMASELHKRNDLHSIFSASKCELLNVDAFEKEWVHIPCGWWVSNEDREEIVSLIKKGW
- the wecC gene encoding UDP-N-acetyl-D-mannosamine dehydrogenase gives rise to the protein MTRSLKTACFMGLGYIGLPTATIAAHNGIKVLGVDVNPNVVETINRGEIHIIEPGLGKMVKTVIENGSLRAALKPEVSDAYFIVVPTPFKGDHEPDISFVESATRAVIPLLKEGDLYVIESTSPIHTTDKMADLIYSERPELKGKLHIAYCPERVLPGNVIFELVNNDRVIGGVDEPSTDAACAFYASFVNGELHKSNARTAEMCKLTENSSRDVQIAFANELSLICDKADINVWELIKLANKHPRVNILQPGCGVGGHCIAVDPWFIVSEYPAESNIIEQARKINNYKAFWCAEKVHNAMLEFQLKTGKQAKVALMGLAFKPDIDDLRESPAKYITQKVMQRSNNADIMIVEPNVKEHNVFKLTDYKEAYEKADIVAFLVSHKEFKSLENGEDKVILDFCGVNK
- the wecB gene encoding non-hydrolyzing UDP-N-acetylglucosamine 2-epimerase, with protein sequence MKKVMLVFGTRPEAIKMAPLVKEFQKHPEQFETIVCVTAQHREMLDQVLDLFEIKPDYDLNLMKQGQDLYDVTSRVLLGMRDVLTEVKPDLVLVHGDTTTSTASALAAFYQQIPVGHVESGLRTHNLYSPWPEEANRQITGRLATYHFSPTETSKKNLLAEGIKEENIFVTGNTVIDALYMVLDQIKDRSDLKEQVEAKLLSCGLKKEVVEHYMMRDIATVDRSPLTKGHSLDTIEDRRLVLITGHRRENFGDGFLNICNAIKQLGETYTDVDFIYPMHLNPNVRKPIEEVFGSIIEIEGNSCNSNIHFIEPLEYLPFVYLMSQSHLVLTDSGGIQEEAPGLGKPVLVMRDTTERPEAVEAGTVKLVGTDKDAIINEVAALLNDEVYYNSMAKANNPYGDGEACSKIINELV
- a CDS encoding O-antigen translocase; translation: MENENSAYKSIFKSTFLFGFVQVFNILAKVGLNKVVAILLGPEGMGIIGLFQSTINILKTALGLGISQSAVRDISEAKGENNPLRFATIISVTKRIIWLTALLGAMATIVFASYLSKWTFGNTDYTIAFIWVSIAVFLNILSEGQLAILKGVRQLKALAKASLLGSVIGVVVGVPFYYLFKMNGIVPSLIVSALSSTFFAWFYLRKIKYDKVSISFNICAIEGIGMIKMGIALMYVSFLGFVTDYIIRSYIANVSNIEMVGIFQAGATIITGYFGIIMTAMFTDYYPRISAINKDNEKLIKEMNRQSEVGLMLIGPLVVLFMFLMPLFVRLLYSEKFLISIDYLSYAVFGTLITICSNAMGIILLAKQKSKVFVYYVTITRVLTIIAEIIGYRYWGLMGVGITTIISAVMQFGLLQIIMRKMYRVVFHKNVLFMLFVIIIFSTMAFFIKDLSNVWLRYGLGVIVFILSILYSEYKMRTVMNINILTFIKNR
- a CDS encoding polysaccharide biosynthesis protein, with the translated sequence MFKDKVLMITGGTGSFGNAVLNHFINSDIKEIRIYSRDEKKQEDMRIAYKNDKINFIIGDVRDFDSINNAMAGVDYLFHAGALKQVPSCEFYPMQAVKTNILGAENVLEAAARNNVKRVVVLSTDKAVYPINTMGMTKALMEKMAISKARDSRVKENEGVICATRYGNVMCSRGSIIPLFIKQIKEGSPLTITNPQMTRFMMSLDDSVNLVLFAFANAEPGDIFVQKAPAATIETLAIALKELFNADTEIQIIGARHGEKMYESLCGKEEMSKAEDMEDFYRVPADMRDLNYTKYVQTDGPKLKDNEYNSNNTKRLNVQELKELLLTLDYVRDELGLETLKELA
- a CDS encoding glycosyltransferase, whose product is MKIAAITITYNDNYKFDEWCQYYQDYKDDLYKHIIVDNGSTEEYLKKVKDYFKDSIIIERESNGGCTGAYNDGLHFALQDSIVESIMLIGNDIKWAKGAIKALYNYLYSNTNLGMVAPVMLKRNSKIIESYGVNVSSIGIPKIQNRNQSLSEVPVSKIVSYVQGGANMAKREFYEKVGLQDAKLFMYNDEIDMYFRMKKCGFIEGVTKESIAWHQHINYPSSQDMSADMAYLNGRNRVYIIKQHMGAKGVFLFSYMLFFETAVFIRDIFSKRSRKIYFHKWKGFWAGMINNMDNSFLNDNE